In Leptospira licerasiae serovar Varillal str. VAR 010, the sequence TTGATTAGATTAGAATTAGATAAACTAAAAAAGGAACTTCCATTTCTACCGGAAGGAGAACCGAATTTGCCGGAGGATGTCGCCCATTCTTCCGTTGTCATGCCTGTATTCCAGAAAAATGGACAAGACGGTTTCCTACTTCAAAAAAGAAATCCGAACCTAATCTCTCATCCTGGACAAATTTCTTTTCCAGGCGGAGTAAAAGATCCGGAAGATAAGAACCTTTTAGTCACAGCTCTCAGAGAATGGGAAGAAGAAATGGGAGCTCCTAATAACGAATTATCCGTGATCGGAAATTATCGAGGGCAGCTCACTCATACCGGATTTCATATCACTCCCTTCTTAGCTCAATATTCCGGAGATTTTAAATTCGAATTCAATCCGGAAGAGGTGGAAAAAATTATTATTCTGGAGCTAGACAGACTTTGGGAGTCTCCCTTTTACAGCATTACTGGAAGAAGGAAACCGGACTCACCTTTGTTAGAAGTATTTTATTTCGATATAGAAGAAGGACTTTTATGGGGAGCCACTGCAAGGATCATAGTGGACTTCTTAAGAGAACATGCTGGCTTTGATCGTTCTCCCATCCTAAGAACCCCTAACCTAAGTTCTGCGCCTTTCTTGGACGTGAAAAAACCGGAATAGTTTCCGCATAAAACGAAAGATCCAAGGTTTTCCATTTTTCTTTCTTTCTATTTTTTTATCTCACCACCCAATTTTTCTTCTAACCATTACGTCTCTAAAAAATGTAGTCCTACGAGGTTTTCCACTTTAGGGATTCCAAAAGTGGACCGAAATTATATACGACATAATTTAAAACCCTTTTCCGGGAGTTTTAAAGTTCGTATTCGAACTTCAAAAGGCATTTTACATAGGAGCATTCCAATGAGCAAAATTAAGGATCTATTTAATTCAGACATCCGCACTAGTTATCTAAAAGAAAGCTGGAAAGAAGAAGACTGGTATGAGTCTCTCGCCGGCAGACCTGGCATAGAACAGAAAATCCCGTACTTTAAAAAAGAAACTTCTCACGTCCAGGTGGCGGTTCTTAGCAGATGACTCCAGAAGAAAAGGAAGCCCTCTTTCGTAGTCTAGAAGAGATCAAGTTCGCTATCCAAGCAAGTCAGCCTGGTGGAGAATATAAAGCGATCCTGTATAGCATTCCGATTGTAGGGATCATCTTCGGATGGTTATTATTATTCTTCTTATTCTTTTGGTGGTATCGTCAAAGAATGGCGATCATCAAAGCAGGCCTCTATCAAAAAGAAAAATTCGATCTGCGTCTTTATTCCTTCTTCTTAGGACTCATACTTACCTTCGTAGGTATAGCTCTTTCCGCTACATTCATTCTAGTATTGGGGAAATCTTTAGCAATGCTCGGCGGATTAATTCCTCTCGGGACCGGCTTAGGCCTTCTCTGTTATTATAAATGGTCGCCTAGAAAGTGAGTCGGTCCTTCCCGTCCGATCCTTCTCTAAGATAGGTTTAGTATTACACCCATGAAACCGGAAGAACCCATCCTATGTGATCCGGAGGATTGGGCTAATATTCAAAAAGTCCTATCCGGAGATTTTGAATCATTCGAACAGCTCGTATTAAAATACGAGGCGATGGTTTATTCTCAGGCCAAAAAAGCGTTCCGTAATGAAACGGAAGCCGAGGACTTTACCCAGGATGTATTTCTAAAAGCATTCGAAGGATTGTCCACATTCAGAGGAAGATCCAAATTCTCGACTTGGGTCTTCTCAATTGCAAGAAATGAGATCATCCGCAGATACCGAAAGGAACACCCTGAAGTGGATGCTCCTATTGATACCTTATCTAACGAGAAGTTAGGAGATAAGTTCTCCTCTCAAGAATCCGAAGTATTGGAAAAAGAAACCACCGAAAAGATAAGATCGCTGGTGGATAAATTACCCGAACTATATAGAAAACCTATATCGTTACACTACTTCGAGAATATGTCCTATAAAGATATCTCCGAAAATTTAAACTTGAAAATGAACACATTAAAGAGTTATATTTTTCGAGGGAAAGAAATCCTACGCGATTGGCTGAAAAAAGACGATGAGCACGGAAAAAGATAAACTTCCCGACGAGTTGCGGGAGCAACTGGATTTTTTTGTAAAACCTCCGGAAGGCAGGGTGAACGACGACGTACCGCCTATGCTTAAGAAAAAAGTAATGCTTCATTTAATCCATCTGAGGCATATCCGGTTGATCTTGATCACAATTCTGATCTTGGCCTTTTCTCCTCTTAGCGTTCTACTTTTTATGGATTGGAATTTTCTCTTCCAAACTGGGATTTTACACGGAATTTTAGCGACTAGCGGCTTTTTGTTCCTGCTTTTTACGGTCCTGATAGGGATTTATCTTGTGCAAAATAAGAGTCCTTATACCAAGGAATGGAAAAACAAGTTAGGATTCGACGAATGAAATATTTCAGTTTTGGGATCGCCTTTTCTTTATTGCTTACCTTCGGAAACCAGATCTCCGCACAAGAAAAACAATCCGCGACCAAATTAACTGCAAAAGAATTCTTAGAAATGAAGTTAGACTCCGTCTTCCCTCTTATCCAAAACATGAGCAAACAGGAAGCGGATGTTCTAATCACCCAGATCAGAGAAGAAGCCAGAAAGTCCTGGGCCCAGTCGGATAATTATTTTTTCTTAGTCGAACACCTAACCACTATCAAAGCGATCGAAGAAGAACAGAACAGATTAAAAGGTCTTCTTTGGGTCTATGTTTTAGGCCTGGCACTATTTTCCGGATTTGTTCTTTATGTCCTCTTCCGTCAAAGAAAGCTAATCAACGAATTAAACGAAATTATTAAGGACCGGGACTAAACAAGAATCCTGTCTAATATATAACGCAAAAAGGAAGAGATTCCTTTTTGTTTACTGGTTGTCACAAGAACAAGCTCCGAATATTCTTTTTCCGGCGATTGTAATGTTTGTGTAAACCTTTTGTAACGATTTTCTGACAATCTGAAGGGATGGAACCTATCCAAATCCAAGGATCCTCCTCCCCGACGACTAACGACAAAAATCCTCCGAGGCGTAGGAGAAAGAGCTTCAGCGAATTTATGAAAAATGCTTCCGGCAGCCCAGGCCAAAAAATCCTCGTAGTAGACGATGAAGAGGATATCGCAGAACTGATCAAATTTCATCTAGAAGAGAACGGTTACCAAGTAGACACCTGTCAAAACGGTTTAGAGGTGCTTCCTAGGATCGAAAAAAATCTTCCAGACTTAGTAGTATTGGACCTAATGCTACCAGGTATTGGTGGAATGGATCTTTGCAAAAGGATCAAAGAAAAATATTCTCTGCCGATCATCATGGTCACCGCAAAATCAGGTGAGACGGACGCAGTTTTAGGATTAGAACTTGGCGCAGACGATTACGTTAGAAAGCCATTCTCCACCAGAGAACTCATCGCAAGAGTTCGTTCCGTATTGAGAAGATCGGGAGAAGGAGAAGACGAGCAAGACCAAGAAGGAAATATCACCGTCGGCAAAATTTTCCTGAACCCAAAAGCTCATAAAGTATTCATCAATAACGAAGAAATCGATCTTACGTTGATCGAGTATAAGATTCTCTATCTATTTATGACCAACACAGGCGTCGCATTTACCAGAGACAAACTTTTAGATAAGGTTTGGGGTAAGGATATTTACGTGACGGATCGTGCCGTAGATGTTAATATTAAAAGACTCCGTGACAAACTAGGAGAAGAGAAGGAGAGGTTGGAAACCATCCGCGGGATCGGTTACAGATTCAATGAGGCGTAGCTTATTTTCTAAACTACTCTTAAGTAACTGGCTTCTACTCGTTTTCCTCATGGCTGTTGCGGGGATCGTCCTCTTTTTAGAGGACCTGATCAACCCCGACCTAAAGATACTTTTATTTTCCGCTTATATCTTATTGGCGATGTTCGGGACTTTTTATATGTCCTTCTCCATTGCCAG encodes:
- a CDS encoding RNA polymerase sigma factor encodes the protein MKPEEPILCDPEDWANIQKVLSGDFESFEQLVLKYEAMVYSQAKKAFRNETEAEDFTQDVFLKAFEGLSTFRGRSKFSTWVFSIARNEIIRRYRKEHPEVDAPIDTLSNEKLGDKFSSQESEVLEKETTEKIRSLVDKLPELYRKPISLHYFENMSYKDISENLNLKMNTLKSYIFRGKEILRDWLKKDDEHGKR
- a CDS encoding response regulator; amino-acid sequence: MKNASGSPGQKILVVDDEEDIAELIKFHLEENGYQVDTCQNGLEVLPRIEKNLPDLVVLDLMLPGIGGMDLCKRIKEKYSLPIIMVTAKSGETDAVLGLELGADDYVRKPFSTRELIARVRSVLRRSGEGEDEQDQEGNITVGKIFLNPKAHKVFINNEEIDLTLIEYKILYLFMTNTGVAFTRDKLLDKVWGKDIYVTDRAVDVNIKRLRDKLGEEKERLETIRGIGYRFNEA
- a CDS encoding LIMLP_16695 family PerRB-regulated protein; translation: MSKIKDLFNSDIRTSYLKESWKEEDWYESLAGRPGIEQKIPYFKKETSHVQVAVLSR
- a CDS encoding NUDIX hydrolase yields the protein MRLELDKLKKELPFLPEGEPNLPEDVAHSSVVMPVFQKNGQDGFLLQKRNPNLISHPGQISFPGGVKDPEDKNLLVTALREWEEEMGAPNNELSVIGNYRGQLTHTGFHITPFLAQYSGDFKFEFNPEEVEKIIILELDRLWESPFYSITGRRKPDSPLLEVFYFDIEEGLLWGATARIIVDFLREHAGFDRSPILRTPNLSSAPFLDVKKPE